A genomic region of Carassius carassius chromosome 27, fCarCar2.1, whole genome shotgun sequence contains the following coding sequences:
- the LOC132106364 gene encoding ena/VASP-like protein isoform X1, giving the protein MEINVPSQRFYFPQIYCEPCAPLADIKVSEQSICQARASVMVYDDTSKKWVPIKPGQQGFSRINIYHNTSSSSFRVVGVKLQDQQVVINYSIVKGLKYNQATPTFHQWRDARQVYGLNFASKEEASTFSNAMLFALNVLSSQEPGPAVQRQVQNGLSSEDMEVQRRQMEIQQQQMQAQSERERRSSNPGSPFQGHPAVLSVAPPIVAPPPLPMGGPCPPPPPGPPPPSAVAPPPPPPPLPVGGYGGHAQDDSHAPSGLAAMIAGAKLRRVQRPEDSSASGAKPEVNRSSGGGLMEEMNALLARRRRAADEKKDGESPSEDPASRGQSCAASCSSETQQSRKSELRVRAAGSISDSDALDFDRMKQEILEEVVRELHKVKDEIIDAVRHELSRISST; this is encoded by the exons CGAGCAGAGCATCTGTCAGGCCCGCGCCTCCGTCATGGTCTACGACGACACCAGCAAAAAATGGGTGCCGATCAAACCGGGTCAGCAGGGCTTCAGTCGAATCAACATCTACCAcaacaccagcagcagcagcttcCGTGTGGTGGGAGTCAAACTGCAGGACCAGCAG gtGGTCATCAACTACTCCATCGTGAAGGGTCTGAAGTATAACCAGGCCACACCCACCTTCCACCAGTGGCGTGACGCGCGGCAGGTGTACGGACTCAACTTCGCCAGTAAAGAGGAGGCCAGCACCTTCTCCAACGCCATGCTGTTCGCCCTCAACGTGCTCAGCAGCCAGGAGCCAG GTCCAGCTGTTCAACGTCAAGTCCAGAACGGGCTGAGTTCAGAAGACATGGAGGTCCAGagacg GCAAATGGAAATACAGCAGCAGCAGATGCAGGCGCAAAGCGAGCGGGAGAGACGATCGTCCAACCCAG GATCCCCGTTTCAGGGTCACCCCGCGGTGCTGTCTGTAGCTCCTCCCATTGTGGCTCCGCCTCCTCTGCCGATGGGTGGTCCCTGCCCCCCTCCCCCGCCTGGGCCGCCCCCCCCTTCCGCTGTAGCTCCGCCCCCTCCCCCGCCTCCTCTGCCTGTAGGTGGGTACGGGGGTCACGCCCAGGACGATAGCCACGCCCCCTCGGGTCTCGCCGCCATGATCGCTGGAGCCAAACTGCGCCGCGTGCAACGG CCGGAGGACAGCTCTGCGTCCGGAGCCAAGCCGGAAGTGAACCGGAGCAGCGGAGGAGGCCTGATGGAGGAGATGAACGCGCTGCTCGCTCGCAG ACGGAGAGCAGCAGATGAGAAGAAGGACGGAGAGAGCCCAAGC GAGGATCCGGCGTCTCGGGGACAGAGCTGCGCAGCTTCCTGTTCATCTGAGACACAGCAGAGCAGGAAGAGTGAGCTcag ggttcGAGCCGCCGGCAGCATCAGTGACTCAGACGCATTAGACTTCGACAGAATGAAACAG GAAATCCTGGAGGAAGTGGTTCGTGAGCTGCACAAGGTGAAGGATGAGATCATTGATG CCGTCAGACACGAGCTCAGTAGAATCAGCAGCACATAG
- the LOC132106364 gene encoding ena/VASP-like protein isoform X2, with protein MSEQSICQARASVMVYDDTSKKWVPIKPGQQGFSRINIYHNTSSSSFRVVGVKLQDQQVVINYSIVKGLKYNQATPTFHQWRDARQVYGLNFASKEEASTFSNAMLFALNVLSSQEPGPAVQRQVQNGLSSEDMEVQRRQMEIQQQQMQAQSERERRSSNPGSPFQGHPAVLSVAPPIVAPPPLPMGGPCPPPPPGPPPPSAVAPPPPPPPLPVGGYGGHAQDDSHAPSGLAAMIAGAKLRRVQRPEDSSASGAKPEVNRSSGGGLMEEMNALLARRRRAADEKKDGESPSEDPASRGQSCAASCSSETQQSRKSELRVRAAGSISDSDALDFDRMKQEILEEVVRELHKVKDEIIDAVRHELSRISST; from the exons CGAGCAGAGCATCTGTCAGGCCCGCGCCTCCGTCATGGTCTACGACGACACCAGCAAAAAATGGGTGCCGATCAAACCGGGTCAGCAGGGCTTCAGTCGAATCAACATCTACCAcaacaccagcagcagcagcttcCGTGTGGTGGGAGTCAAACTGCAGGACCAGCAG gtGGTCATCAACTACTCCATCGTGAAGGGTCTGAAGTATAACCAGGCCACACCCACCTTCCACCAGTGGCGTGACGCGCGGCAGGTGTACGGACTCAACTTCGCCAGTAAAGAGGAGGCCAGCACCTTCTCCAACGCCATGCTGTTCGCCCTCAACGTGCTCAGCAGCCAGGAGCCAG GTCCAGCTGTTCAACGTCAAGTCCAGAACGGGCTGAGTTCAGAAGACATGGAGGTCCAGagacg GCAAATGGAAATACAGCAGCAGCAGATGCAGGCGCAAAGCGAGCGGGAGAGACGATCGTCCAACCCAG GATCCCCGTTTCAGGGTCACCCCGCGGTGCTGTCTGTAGCTCCTCCCATTGTGGCTCCGCCTCCTCTGCCGATGGGTGGTCCCTGCCCCCCTCCCCCGCCTGGGCCGCCCCCCCCTTCCGCTGTAGCTCCGCCCCCTCCCCCGCCTCCTCTGCCTGTAGGTGGGTACGGGGGTCACGCCCAGGACGATAGCCACGCCCCCTCGGGTCTCGCCGCCATGATCGCTGGAGCCAAACTGCGCCGCGTGCAACGG CCGGAGGACAGCTCTGCGTCCGGAGCCAAGCCGGAAGTGAACCGGAGCAGCGGAGGAGGCCTGATGGAGGAGATGAACGCGCTGCTCGCTCGCAG ACGGAGAGCAGCAGATGAGAAGAAGGACGGAGAGAGCCCAAGC GAGGATCCGGCGTCTCGGGGACAGAGCTGCGCAGCTTCCTGTTCATCTGAGACACAGCAGAGCAGGAAGAGTGAGCTcag ggttcGAGCCGCCGGCAGCATCAGTGACTCAGACGCATTAGACTTCGACAGAATGAAACAG GAAATCCTGGAGGAAGTGGTTCGTGAGCTGCACAAGGTGAAGGATGAGATCATTGATG CCGTCAGACACGAGCTCAGTAGAATCAGCAGCACATAG